The DNA region tatagcagcagcagcagtaggACGCCAAGCCTGGCGGAAACTGGCGCGCAACAACAGCACTGCTGCGATCCGTCGTACCATCTCCTTGTTGCCCAAGTCGCAGCAATTCCGTCCTACCTCCTTCGTTCCTGCTTTTACCGCCAACGCCAGCAAGGCTGCCCCCCGGTTTTCCCAGTCGCAACAGTACAGATCCTACAGCTCGGGCGGTTCAAGCGGTGATGGGACAAAGGTCAAGTTCTGGCCGTTTgtgctggtgttggctgctggTACTGGCGGGTGGGTGTTGTTAATTAACAGGCAAAAGAGTAAGTttactttttctttgggggACAACGAATGGGCGCACAGcggagatggatgatgcagTTGGACGAACAGGGGAAGGAGTTGGTGCGACATGGAGGGTTCTCAAAGAACAGGCGGGAGCTTTGCAGCTGCCGATTTGTTGGAGGGGCAATCGAGCTGTGCCATGTGAGGTGTGTAGCTATGCCAGGTTTCAAGGCAGGAAGCACCCTCAAAGAGCGTCACTTTTGAACTTCCAACGATACATGTCTCTTGAAACTCGCCCATCAACTGCCCTAATCTCGACATCACAATACTACATACCTATCTAACCTAAAACTATACCCAAACAAAACCACAACTAACCGCCTCAAACCGCAGACatgccccccaaccccaagcaaaccgcctcctcctccgccaaacccaccccagccttctccccctcagaAGTAACcgtcctcttcgtcctcggcgGCCCCGGCGCCGGCAAGGGAACCCAATGCGCCAACCTCGTCAACGACTtctccttccaccacctctccgccGGCGACCTCCTCCGCGCCGAGCAGGACCGCCCCGGCTCCCAATACGGCCA from Podospora pseudoanserina strain CBS 124.78 chromosome 1, whole genome shotgun sequence includes:
- the URA6 gene encoding bifunctional uridylate/adenylate kinase (BUSCO:EOG09264O6J; COG:F; EggNog:ENOG503NVA4); amino-acid sequence: MSIAAAAVGRQAWRKLARNNSTAAIRRTISLLPKSQQFRPTSFVPAFTANASKAAPRFSQSQQYRSYSSGGSSGDGTKVKFWPFVLVLAAGTGGWVLLINRQKNMPPNPKQTASSSAKPTPAFSPSEVTVLFVLGGPGAGKGTQCANLVNDFSFHHLSAGDLLRAEQDRPGSQYGQLIQDCIKNGAIVPMEVTVALLENAMADAIAKSGSKKARFLIDGFPRKMDQAFQFEKVVCPAKLVLFFDCPEQVMEGRLLERGKTSGRADDNAESIRKRFRTFVETSMPVVEYYDKEGKVIKVDATPGPKEVYEDVKRKLVGKLGENF